In one window of Gorilla gorilla gorilla isolate KB3781 chromosome 2, NHGRI_mGorGor1-v2.1_pri, whole genome shotgun sequence DNA:
- the GP5 gene encoding platelet glycoprotein V, translated as MLRRTLLCAVLGLLRAQPFPCPPACKCVFRDAAQCSGGDVARISALGLPTNLTHILLFGMGRGVLQSHSFSGMTVLQRLMISDSHISAVAPGTFNDLIKLKTLRLSRNKITHLPGALLDKMVLLEQLFLDHNALRGIDQNMFQKLVNLQELALNQNQLDFLPASLFTNLENLKLLDLSGNNLTHLPKGLLGAQAKLERLLLHSNRLVSLDSGLLNSLGALTELQFHRNHIRSIAPGAFDRLPNLSYLTLSRNHLAFLPSALFLHSHNLTLLTLFENPLAELPGVLFGEMGGLQELWLNRTQLRTLPAAAFRNLSRLRSLGVTLSPRLSALPQGAFQGLGELQVLALHSNGLTALPDGLLRGLGKLRQVSLRRNRLRALPRALFRNLSSLESVQLDHNQLETLPGDVFGALPRLTEVLLGHNSWRCDCGLGPFLGWLRQHLGLVGGEEPPRCAGPGAHAGLPLWALPGGDAECPGPRGPPPRPAADSSSEAPVHPALAPNSSEPWVWAQPVTTGKGQDHSPFWGFYFLLLAVQAMITVIIVFAMIKIGQLFRKLIRERALG; from the coding sequence ATGCTGAGGAGGACTCTACTGTGCGCGGTGCTCGGGCTTCTGCGCGCCCAGCCCTTCCCCTGTCCGCCAGCCTGCAAGTGTGTCTTCCGGGACGCCGCGCAGTGCTCGGGGGGCGACGTGGCGCGCATCTCCGCGCTGGGCCTGCCCACCAACCTCACGCACATCCTGCTCTTCGGAATGGGCCGCGGCGTCTTGCAGAGCCACAGCTTCAGCGGCATGACCGTCCTGCAGCGCCTCATGATCTCCGACAGCCACATTTCGGCCGTTGCCCCCGGCACCTTCAATGACCTGATAAAACTGAAAACCCTTAGGCTGTCGCGCAACAAAATCACGCATCTTCCAGGTGCGCTGCTGGATAAGATGGTGCTCCTGGAGCAGTTGTTTTTGGACCACAATGCGCTAAGGGGCATTGACCAAAACATGTTTCAGAAACTGGTTAACCTGCAGGAGCTCGCTCTGAACCAGAATCAGCTCGATTTCCTTCCTGCCAGTCTCTTCACGAATCTGGAGAACCTGAAGTTGTTGGATTTATCGGGAAACAACCTGACCCACCTGCCCAAGGGGTTGCTTGGAGCACAGGCTAAGCTTGAGAGACTTCTGCTCCACTCGAACCGCCTTGTGTCTCTGGATTCGGGGCTGTTGAACAGCCTGGGCGCCCTGACGGAGCTGCAGTTCCACCGAAATCACATCCGTTCCATCGCACCCGGGGCCTTCGACCGGCTCCCAAACCTCAGTTATTTGACGCTTTCGAGAAACCACCTTGCGTTTCTCCCCTCTGCGCTCTTTCTTCATTCGCACAATTTGACTCTGTTGACTCTGTTCGAGAACCCGCTGGCAGAGCTCCCGGGGGTGCTCTTCGGGGAGATGGGGGGCCTGCAGGAGCTGTGGCTGAACCGCACCCAGCTGCGCACCCTGCCCGCCGCCGCCTTCCGCAACCTGAGCCGCCTGCGGTCCTTAGGGGTGACTCTGAGCCCGCGGCTGAGCGCGCTTCCGCAGGGCGCCTTCCAGGGCCTTGGCGAGCTCCAGGTGCTCGCCCTGCACTCCAACGGCCTGACCGCCCTCCCCGACGGCTTGCTGCGCGGCCTCGGCAAGCTGCGCCAGGTGTCCCTGCGCCGCAACAGGCTGCGCGCCCTGCCCCGTGCCCTCTTCCGCAATCTCAGCAGCCTGGAGAGCGTCCAGCTCGACCACAACCAGCTGGAGACCCTGCCTGGCGACGTGTTTGGGGCTCTGCCCCGGCTGACGGAGGTCCTGTTGGGGCACAACTCCTGGCGCTGCGACTGTGGCCTGGGGCCCTTCCTGGGGTGGCTGCGGCAGCACCTAGGCCTCGTGGGCGGGGAAGAGCCCCCACGGTGCGCAGGCCCTGGGGCGCACGCCGGCCTGCCGCTCTGGGCCCTGCCGGGGGGTGACGCGGAGTGCCCGGGTCCCCGGGGCCCGCCTCCCCGCCCCGCTGCGGACAGCTCCTCGGAAGCCCCTGTCCACCCAGCCTTAGCTCCCAACAGCTCAGAACCCTGGGTGTGGGCCCAGCCGGTGACCACGGGCAAAGGTCAAGATCATAGCCCGTTCTGGGGGTTTTATTTTCTGCTGTTAGCTGTTCAGGCCATGATCACCGTGATCATCGTGTTTGCTATGATTAAAATTGGCCAACTCTTTCGAAAATTAATCAGAGAGAGAGCCCTTGGTTAA